One Actinomadura viridis genomic region harbors:
- a CDS encoding sugar-binding transcriptional regulator, with the protein MNADDPEYETLLLRVAEMYYEGDQTQEQIGRKLHLTRWKVGRLLAEARTAGIVRIEIVHPRHRRHKEERALVERYGLRDAVVVPADGVTGDVDLRDRVAGVAAQYLADLSPAPRTLGVSWGRTLDAVAAHIPPGWARGVHVVQVNGGLSRSRRPTSASDMASRLAHHGGGTVTLMSVPAIVEQDATRRVLESDRSVAGVLDLARHCGAFLFSPGALARDSVLVESGYLAPADIDALADRHGVGDVVGRFIDDEGRIVWDELDRRTLGVTLDDLRAGTWSIAVVAGAAKHRVSRAVVASRICNVLVTDHHTAAYLLESE; encoded by the coding sequence GTGAACGCTGACGACCCCGAGTACGAGACGCTGCTGCTGCGGGTCGCCGAGATGTACTACGAGGGCGACCAGACCCAGGAGCAGATCGGCCGCAAGCTGCACCTCACCCGCTGGAAGGTGGGGCGGCTGCTGGCCGAGGCCCGCACGGCCGGCATCGTCCGGATCGAGATCGTGCACCCGCGGCACCGGCGCCACAAGGAGGAACGGGCGCTGGTCGAGCGGTACGGGCTGCGCGACGCGGTCGTGGTGCCCGCCGACGGCGTGACCGGCGACGTCGACCTGCGCGACCGGGTGGCCGGGGTCGCCGCCCAGTACCTGGCCGACCTCAGCCCGGCGCCGCGTACCCTCGGCGTCTCCTGGGGGCGCACCCTGGACGCGGTCGCCGCGCACATCCCGCCCGGCTGGGCCCGCGGCGTCCACGTCGTCCAGGTGAACGGAGGGCTCAGCCGCTCGCGGCGGCCCACCTCGGCGTCCGACATGGCCAGCCGCCTGGCCCACCACGGCGGCGGCACCGTCACGCTGATGTCCGTCCCCGCCATCGTCGAGCAGGACGCGACCCGCAGGGTGCTGGAGAGCGACCGTTCGGTGGCGGGCGTGCTGGACCTCGCCCGGCACTGCGGCGCCTTCCTGTTCAGCCCCGGCGCCCTCGCCCGCGACTCGGTGCTGGTGGAGTCGGGCTACCTGGCCCCCGCCGACATCGACGCGCTCGCCGACCGGCACGGCGTCGGCGACGTCGTCGGCCGGTTCATCGACGACGAGGGCCGGATCGTCTGGGACGAGCTGGACCGCCGCACCCTCGGCGTGACCCTGGACGACCTGCGCGCCGGCACCTGGTCGATCGCGGTGGTCGCCGGCGCCGCCAAGCACCGCGTGTCCCGGGCGGTCGTGGCCAGCCGGATCTGCAACGTCCTGGTCACCGACCACCACACCGCCGCCTACCTGCTGGAGTCCGAATGA
- a CDS encoding sugar ABC transporter ATP-binding protein — translation MSEPQTKGGHGMGAPLLEMKGIVKRFPGTLACDGANLSVRAGEVHCLLGENGAGKSTLMKILAGSYRPDAGEIVLAGRPLKATGPQDGIAAGISVIYQELDLAPDLTVAQNLFLGRAPARGPFVRGRARSLAAEEYIRKVGGTFAPGDRVRDLPIAAQQLTAIAKALTTDAKVIVMDEPSATLGSRDLEVVFSVIRDLVAEGRSIIYISHRLDEVSEIGDRATVMRDGRDVGVFDLATTGHDELVGAMIGGARDLVRRADRPVPSGEPRLTVERVRVGDILDVSGVEVRPGEIVGLAGLAGAGRTTLLNALFGAVRGEVRAGLDGRPLPVAGPRTAVRNGLALVPESRKEQGLFLGLGVARNAAVAALGWAAPRSRGKRIAAPILKDLGVKHASPDQPVGQLSGGNQQKVVLAKWIARGMRVLLLDEPTRGLDIGAKADLYRQVRRLADDGVAVLMASSELAELTAHADTVWVLHEGRNIARFDPRTTPEADIAHTVITGATP, via the coding sequence ATGAGCGAGCCGCAGACGAAGGGAGGGCACGGCATGGGCGCCCCGCTCCTGGAGATGAAGGGCATCGTCAAACGCTTCCCCGGCACCCTGGCCTGTGACGGCGCGAACCTCTCGGTCCGCGCGGGAGAGGTGCACTGCCTGCTCGGCGAGAACGGGGCGGGCAAGAGCACCCTGATGAAGATCCTGGCCGGGTCCTACCGGCCGGACGCCGGTGAGATCGTCCTGGCCGGGCGTCCGCTGAAGGCCACCGGGCCCCAGGACGGCATCGCCGCCGGCATCAGCGTCATCTACCAGGAACTCGACCTGGCCCCCGACCTGACCGTCGCGCAGAACCTGTTCCTCGGGCGGGCGCCCGCGCGCGGCCCGTTCGTCCGCGGGCGGGCGCGCTCGCTGGCGGCCGAGGAGTACATCCGGAAGGTCGGCGGGACGTTCGCGCCCGGCGACCGGGTCCGCGACCTGCCCATCGCCGCGCAGCAGCTCACCGCCATCGCCAAGGCCCTCACCACCGACGCCAAGGTCATCGTCATGGACGAGCCCTCGGCGACGCTGGGCTCTCGCGACCTGGAGGTCGTGTTCTCGGTCATCCGGGACCTGGTGGCCGAGGGACGCTCGATCATCTACATCTCGCACCGGCTGGACGAGGTCTCCGAGATCGGCGACCGGGCCACCGTCATGCGCGACGGACGCGACGTCGGCGTGTTCGACCTCGCCACCACCGGCCACGACGAACTGGTCGGCGCCATGATCGGCGGTGCCCGGGACCTCGTCCGCCGCGCCGACCGCCCGGTGCCCTCGGGTGAGCCGCGGCTGACCGTCGAACGGGTCCGGGTCGGCGACATCCTCGACGTCTCCGGGGTGGAGGTCCGCCCCGGAGAGATCGTCGGGCTGGCCGGACTGGCCGGGGCCGGGCGCACCACCCTGCTGAACGCCCTGTTCGGAGCGGTGCGCGGCGAGGTCCGGGCCGGGCTGGACGGAAGGCCGCTGCCGGTCGCCGGCCCGCGCACGGCGGTGCGCAACGGGCTGGCGCTCGTCCCCGAGAGCCGCAAGGAACAGGGGCTCTTCCTCGGGCTCGGCGTCGCCCGGAACGCCGCCGTCGCCGCGCTCGGCTGGGCCGCGCCCCGCTCCCGCGGCAAGCGGATCGCCGCTCCGATCCTCAAGGACCTGGGGGTCAAGCACGCCTCGCCCGACCAGCCCGTCGGCCAGCTCTCGGGCGGCAACCAGCAGAAGGTCGTCCTCGCCAAGTGGATCGCCCGGGGCATGCGGGTGCTGCTGCTGGACGAACCCACCCGCGGCCTGGACATCGGCGCCAAGGCCGACCTCTACCGCCAGGTGCGCCGCCTCGCCGACGACGGCGTCGCGGTCCTGATGGCCAGCAGCGAACTGGCCGAGCTGACCGCGCACGCCGACACCGTCTGGGTGCTGCACGAGGGCCGCAACATCGCGCGGTTCGACCCGCGGACCACCCCCGAGGCCGACATCGCCCACACCGTCATCACTGGAGCCACCCCATGA
- a CDS encoding ABC transporter permease has protein sequence MTQTASPTRSAGAGVLSRQRSMDLLRNGNLLLIFLGLCVVASVIAPEFLTARNIANLLQQSSLVGIVAIGMTMVILTAGIDLSVGSTAAFAGMLVAVLISDGVNPLLAVVVTLAAGASAGALMGGLSAYLSLPSFMTTLAGLTSIRGLTYLLTGGTPAGGDLPEGFQLLGGGFIGYVPIVGIIFIGVTIVAALVLRGTTFGEYVYAVGSNREAARLSGLPVRAVGTAVFAISGLLAALAGILLTSRLTIGQPTAFSGLELDAIAAVVLGGTNLFGGRGKVFGTFIAVLLLSVLKNLFNLVGLSSFFQMVVTGLILVAALILNRILENRGERA, from the coding sequence ATGACCCAGACCGCGTCCCCGACCCGGTCCGCGGGGGCCGGCGTCCTGTCCCGGCAGCGCAGCATGGACCTGCTCCGCAACGGCAACCTGCTGCTGATCTTCCTGGGGCTGTGCGTCGTGGCCTCCGTCATCGCGCCGGAGTTCCTGACCGCCCGCAACATCGCCAACCTCCTCCAGCAGTCCAGCCTGGTCGGCATCGTCGCCATCGGGATGACCATGGTCATCCTGACCGCGGGCATCGACCTGTCGGTGGGCAGCACCGCCGCCTTCGCCGGAATGCTCGTGGCGGTCCTCATCTCCGACGGCGTCAACCCGCTGCTGGCCGTGGTGGTGACCCTCGCCGCCGGGGCCTCCGCCGGAGCGCTGATGGGCGGCCTGTCGGCGTACCTGTCGCTGCCCAGCTTCATGACCACCCTCGCCGGGCTCACCAGCATCCGCGGCCTGACCTACCTCCTCACCGGCGGCACCCCCGCCGGCGGGGACCTGCCGGAGGGCTTCCAGCTGCTCGGCGGCGGCTTCATCGGATACGTCCCGATCGTCGGGATCATCTTCATCGGCGTCACGATCGTCGCGGCGCTCGTCCTGCGCGGGACCACGTTCGGCGAGTACGTCTACGCGGTCGGCAGCAACCGGGAGGCCGCGCGCCTGTCCGGGCTCCCCGTCCGCGCCGTCGGTACCGCCGTCTTCGCGATCTCCGGCCTGCTCGCCGCCCTCGCGGGCATCCTGCTCACCTCGCGCCTGACGATCGGCCAGCCCACCGCGTTCAGCGGGCTGGAGCTGGACGCCATCGCCGCGGTCGTGCTCGGCGGGACCAACCTCTTCGGCGGCCGGGGCAAGGTATTCGGTACCTTCATCGCGGTCCTGCTGCTGTCGGTGCTGAAGAATCTGTTCAACCTCGTGGGGCTGAGCTCGTTCTTCCAGATGGTCGTGACCGGCCTGATCCTGGTGGCGGCGCTCATCCTCAACCGCATCCTCGAGAACAGGGGCGAACGTGCCTGA
- the deoC gene encoding deoxyribose-phosphate aldolase translates to MPELTTTLDEGTPTGAELRAFLLGLPGVDQVGVEERAARLASRSIKTSAKAEAIDLAISMVDLTTLEGADTPGKVRALCAKAAHPDPSDPGVPKVAAVCVYPDLVGVAVEALAGTGIVVASVATSFPSGRAPLEAKLADTRAAVAAGAGEIDMVIDRGAFLAGDLVKVFEEIVAVRRACGSAHLKVIFETGELVTLDNVRRVSWLAMRAGADFIKTSTGKVAPAATLPVTLVMLEAVRDFHAATGRRVGVKPAGGIRTTKDAIRYLVLVNETAGADWLSPEWFRLGASSLLNDLLMQRRKLSTGVYSGPDYFSLD, encoded by the coding sequence GTGCCTGAGCTGACGACCACGCTGGACGAGGGCACCCCGACCGGTGCCGAGCTCCGTGCCTTCCTGCTGGGTTTGCCGGGTGTGGATCAGGTCGGTGTCGAGGAGCGTGCCGCGCGGCTGGCTTCTCGGTCGATCAAGACCTCGGCGAAGGCGGAGGCGATCGATCTGGCGATCTCGATGGTGGATCTGACGACGTTGGAGGGGGCGGACACGCCGGGGAAGGTGCGGGCGTTGTGCGCCAAGGCCGCCCACCCCGATCCGTCCGATCCGGGTGTGCCGAAGGTCGCCGCCGTGTGCGTGTACCCCGATCTGGTGGGGGTGGCGGTGGAGGCTTTGGCGGGCACCGGGATCGTGGTGGCGAGTGTGGCGACGTCGTTTCCGTCGGGGCGTGCGCCGTTGGAGGCCAAGCTGGCCGATACGCGTGCGGCGGTGGCGGCGGGTGCGGGTGAGATCGACATGGTGATCGATCGGGGCGCGTTCCTGGCGGGGGATTTGGTGAAGGTGTTCGAGGAGATCGTGGCGGTGCGCCGAGCGTGCGGGTCGGCGCATCTGAAGGTGATCTTCGAGACGGGTGAGCTGGTGACGCTGGACAATGTGCGGCGGGTGTCGTGGCTGGCGATGAGGGCGGGCGCCGATTTCATCAAGACCTCGACGGGGAAGGTGGCGCCGGCGGCGACGTTGCCGGTGACGTTGGTGATGCTGGAGGCGGTGCGTGATTTCCACGCGGCGACGGGTCGGCGGGTGGGGGTCAAGCCCGCGGGTGGGATCCGCACGACCAAGGACGCGATCAGGTACCTGGTGCTGGTGAACGAGACCGCGGGGGCGGATTGGCTGTCGCCGGAGTGGTTTCGGCTGGGGGCCTCCAGCCTGCTCAATGATCTGCTGATGCAGCGCCGGAAGCTGAGCACCGGTGTGTATTCGGGTCCCGACTACTTCTCCCTGGACTGA